The DNA region ACCGAAATCCCCTTCCACTTTGATCTCATGCCGGTTACGATCAATGGTAGGGTCCACCTTTATTTTGACATGTGTTTTATCTACCCCGATTCCGGCAAGACTAATAGTAGCAGCTACATTTACGTTTGCGGGGAAGGCTTTTACAGCTTCCTTTGCTGTACCCTCGAAAATGATCGTGGGGGTTTTGAATTTATACGGATCAATATTATTCTCAACCACAAACGGTGCGCCTGCCAGACCTTTTGGAGGTTTTGTAGTGGTCAGTGTAACAGAATAAATATTTGCGGAAGAGGCAGACTTGATACCATCGACACCCGCAACAGCTCCCGAAGGCAGGTATATCTTGCAGTTATGCTCCTCTGCCAGGGATATGAGTTTATTAAGTAATTCAGAATCTACAAGCGCACCCACACTCATTATCATTACATCGCACCCTTTCTCAAGTGCCGGGATAGCCACCTGCGGGACTGCCTCAGGGGAGGCGGCTTCCACTATTAAATCAACTTTCTTGACCATTTCCCTGATCTTCATTAACGACGGAGGCCGGGAGAGAGTTTCACAAAGTTGGTCAGCCAATTCAATATGATGTTCGTGTACAGCTAGCAGTTGTGCTCCTGTTATTCCAGTATCTAACGCACGGCAGATAATTGAACCAATGGCACCACAACCCACAACTCCAACCCGAAGCATAATACCTATAATCCAAAATCATTTTGAAAATATTAAAAAGTATCCAGTACACTCTTTACAATCTCACTAAAGTCTTCCTTAAGAGAATAGTGATTGTGTTCCCGTGTCACGTCGATACGCAAAATACCAAGCCTGGTATTCATCAATCCAACCATTGCCGATACACCCCTATAATTCACGTCAAATCCCTGCTCGATAAGATTATTATAAATATCGTTCGTGGTATAGGTTTCTCCAATTAGAAATAATTTCAATACCGTTTTTCGAAGGTTCGTCTCATCACGAC from Methanosarcinales archaeon includes:
- a CDS encoding DUF2551 domain-containing protein — protein: MLNEINNQAKERLIKYLRRDETNLRKTVLKLFLIGETYTTNDIYNNLIEQGFDVNYRGVSAMVGLMNTRLGILRIDVTREHNHYSLKEDFSEIVKSVLDTF
- a CDS encoding aspartate dehydrogenase encodes the protein MLRVGVVGCGAIGSIICRALDTGITGAQLLAVHEHHIELADQLCETLSRPPSLMKIREMVKKVDLIVEAASPEAVPQVAIPALEKGCDVMIMSVGALVDSELLNKLISLAEEHNCKIYLPSGAVAGVDGIKSASSANIYSVTLTTTKPPKGLAGAPFVVENNIDPYKFKTPTIIFEGTAKEAVKAFPANVNVAATISLAGIGVDKTHVKIKVDPTIDRNRHEIKVEGDFGTFTTLVENIPSPENPKTSYLAPLSAIATLRKIASPLQIGT